In Ictalurus punctatus breed USDA103 chromosome 3, Coco_2.0, whole genome shotgun sequence, the following are encoded in one genomic region:
- the LOC128628766 gene encoding pancreatic triacylglycerol lipase: protein MWILWIGGLLNCLFGAVYGAEVCFDKLGCFSDEIPWSGTTERPIARLPWSPERNNARFLLFTQQNTGCYEEISTNANVIAESTYRPSRKTRFITHGFLDKGDENWLLDMCKLMLSLEDINCICIDWKSGSRTGYVQAVNNIRVIGAQIAYMISIFKESFQQNPENVHIIGHSLGAHMAAEAGRRTPGLGRITGLDPAEPYFQGCPPLVRLDPSDALFVDVIHTDTLPMIPCLGLGMSEAVGHLDFYPNGGESMPGCKSMLGCEKNINSETVDIDGIWEGIRDFFGCNHLRAYKYYSHSILNPKGFLGYPCSNKTMFESGHCFPCASNSSCPFMGHHADQFKVPNGVDKMRFQLNTGYARPFSRYRYKVTVTIDGSQTNKGYFKVALYGVDGNTRQYQNYNGTLSPGSTYELLIDVEKDVDELTHVKFIWNNDALIPLRPKFGATQIIVQRGRDRKTFKFCGSEQVQENVLQTLCPCQ, encoded by the exons ATGTGGATTTTATGGATTGGAGGACTTTTAAACTGCCTTTTTGGGGCGGTATATG GTGCGGAGGTATGCTTTGACAagctgggatgcttttctgatGAGATTCCATGGAGTGGCACTACTGAAAGACCCATCGCACGCCTACCATGGAGTCCTGAGAGGAACAATGCCCGCTTTCTTCTTTTCACACAACAGAACACTGGTTGCTACGAG gaAATCAGTACAAATGCAAATGTCATTGCAGAGTCTACATATCGACCAAGCAGAAAGACTCGTTTTATAACCCATGGATTTCTCGACAAAGGGGATGAAAATTGGCTTCTTGACATGTGTAAG CTTATGCTGAGCCTGGAGGATATAAACTGTATTTGTATAGACTGGAAATCTGGTTCAAGGACAGGGTACGTACAGGCAGTGAATAACATTCGAGTGATCGGAGCTCAGATAGCTTATATGATTTCCATCTTTAAG GAAAGTTTCCAGCAGAATCCTGAAAATGTGCACATTATTGGGCACAGCCTGGGTGCACACATGGCTGCAGAGGCTGGTCGAAGGACACCGGGGCTGGGAAGAATTACAG gTTTGGACCCGGCTGAACCTTATTTCCAGGGCTGTCCTCCTCTGGTAAGACTGGACCCCAGCGATGCCCTGTTTGTTGACGTCATTCACACAGATACGCTTCCTATGATCCCCTGCCTTG GACTTGGAATGTCTGAAGCTGTTGGACACCTTGACTTTTACCCAAATGGAGGAGAAAGCATGCCTGGTTGTAAAAGCATGCTTGGTTGTGAAAAGAATATAAACTCAGAAACTGTTGACATTGATGGCATTTGGGAAG GTATCCGTGACTTTTTTGGTTGCAATCATCTGAGAGCCTACAAGTACTACAGTCATAGCATCCTAAACCCCAAAGGCTTTCTAGGATACCCCTGTTCCAACAAGACCATGTTTGAGTCT GGGCATTGCTTCCCATGTGCTTCCAACAGTTCATGTCCTTTCATGGGACACCATGCTGACCAATTTAAAGTGCCCAATGGAGTGGATAAGATGAGGTTCCAACTGAACACAGGCTATGCTCGGCCCTTCTCAC GTTATCGCTATAAGGTGACCGTCACTATTGATGGCTCTCAAACCAATAAAGGATACTTCAAAGTGGCTTTATATGGTGTTGATGGAAATACTCGCCAGTATCAGAATTACAA TGGCACGCTGTCACCTGGTAGTACCTATGAGCTCCTCATCGATGTTGAAAAGGACGTTGATGAATTGACTCATGTAAAGTTTATATGGAACAACGATGCATTAATCCCTTTGCGGCCTAAATTTGGTGCCACTCAAATCATAGTGCAGAGAGGCCGGGACAGGAAAAC GTTCAAGTTCTGTGGAAGTGAGCAGGTGCAAGAGAATGTCCTTCAGACCCTGTGTCCCTGCCAGTGA